The Terriglobales bacterium genome contains the following window.
TGCCCCTCCGAAGAAGCGTCAAACAAGACTTCATTTCCGCCGGATGAACCTGTACTGGTCGATGACGCAGGCCAGCCCGGACTTCGCCCTTCCTTTCTTCTTCTTACCCTTGCGCCTGGCGGAGCCCGGGTCGGAGCGCACCACGCGCCCGCGGCACAGCAACTCCACATCGCGTCCCACACCGATCACCTTGCCCGGCAATTTGATCTCGAACTCGATGCGCGAGCCCACGCGCAACGGCGCGCCACCCTGGATGGAGACGCCGGCGGCGCTCAGGTCCTTGGTGAGCGCGCGGTGCCGCCGCGACGACTTCACGTCGCGGATGGTGATGGGCAGCTTGATGGGAAAGCGCTTGCCGGTGCGCGATTCTGCCAATCCAGACCTCCTCGGGCGGGTTCCCAGCGCGCCCGCCGTCGTTGCTGCGA
Protein-coding sequences here:
- a CDS encoding PilZ domain-containing protein, whose translation is MAESRTGKRFPIKLPITIRDVKSSRRHRALTKDLSAAGVSIQGGAPLRVGSRIEFEIKLPGKVIGVGRDVELLCRGRVVRSDPGSARRKGKKKKGRAKSGLACVIDQYRFIRRK